TGAGGCAATGATTAATGTTATAGATACAGCAAATAATTGGGTATACTTAAATGGGAAACAACAAATCACAAATTTATCCTTTTTTGGAATTATTAATTCTTTGAATAGTACTAAATAAAAAAGCTTTACAATAACCTGTAAAGCTTTTTTATTAATAATTTTTTAGGGAATAAAAAAAGCTGCCTCATCAATGAGACAGCTTTTTTTTATTAAAAGATTAAATATTACTTAACCATAGTAACATTTGCACAAGTTTCACTTGTGTTATCAGTATATGTTACAGTGTAAGTTAAAGTAATTGCATTATTAGAATAAGAACCTGTTACTGTGAATTTTCTTCCAGAAGCATCAACATAATTAGTAGCTGAAACAGAAGCACCAGAAACAGTTGCTTTTACAACTGCAGGAGTTCCAAAATTACCTAGGTTAGAAAAAGTAATTTCTGTTGGAAGGCTACCAGCAGTAATAGTTTGTGAATAACCAAGAGCTGTACAAGGATCAGTAACATTGTATGATCCAACAAACTTAGCGTTCATAGCTTTTTCACAAGCATCACCTTCGTAACCAGCAGTACAATCACATACACCCTCAACACAAGTTCCGTTAGCACCACATTCAACATTTTTACACTCATCCTTACAAGAAGTTGCTGTAACCATTAAGCCGAAAGCAAGTACCATTACGGTAAAAAGATTTTTAAATTGTTTCATAAGTTTTTAGTTTTAGTTTTAGTTTTGTTTTAAAGTTTATGGGACAAAAGTATAAAAAATATTGAATAGAATACTATTTTTTAATATTTATATTATATTCTATAGGAGCAAACCTTTGTTTATGATTGTCAGTCTTTATTTATTTTACAATTCGAACATCCTTTTGATTTCTTAAATTGATGTTGAAATTTTTTGAAAAGAAAAAACAAAGCAGTTGAAAAAATTAATATTACAAGAATATATTGATAGTTCATGAATTTAAATAATTTTATACAAAAGTACCTGTTTTTTTAATATTTTTGAAGCTTAAATTTAAATAAATGATCACCCTTCAGACTCCTGTTGTTTTTCAAAGAAAAAAACGTCATACCGATAATATTCTTATTGATTTATATAAAAACCTGCTTAAACCCAGAATGATTGAGGAGAAAATGCTTTTGTTATTAAGACAGGGGAAAATTTCCAAATGGTTTTCAGGTATTGGACAAGAAGCAATTTCAGTTGGTTCAACCCTTGCTGTAGAAAAAGATGAATACATTTTACCAATGCATAGAAATCTTGGTGTTTTTACAGCACGTAATATTCCTTTAAATAGATTATTTGCTCAGTTCCAGGGAAAAATGAGTGGTTTTACCAAGGGAAGAGACCGTTCCTTTCATTTTGGGACCAATGAATACCATATTGTAGGAATGATTTCTCATCTTGGTCCTCAGCTTGGTGTTGCTGATGGTATTAGTCTTGGTACCTTATTAAACAAAGAAAACAAGGTAACTATAGTATATTCTGGAGATGGTGGGGCGAGTGAAGGTGATTTTCATGAAGCTATTAATGTTGCCTCTGTTTGGAATCTTCCTGTTATTTTTATCATTGAAAACAATGGATATGGATTATCTACACCATCTAATGAGCAATTCCGTTGCAAGCAATTTATTGATAAAGCAATTGGCTATGGAATGGAGGGCATACAAATAGATGGAAATAATGTACTTGAAGTTTATGATACAGTAAAAACGATTGCTGAGGATTTGCGTCAAAATCCAAGGCCAATTTTGTTGGAATGTATGACCTTTAGAATGAGAGGCCATGAGGAAGCATCAGGTACAAAATATGTTCCGGGAGAATTATTTGATACCTGGGGTAAAAAAGATCCTTTGGTTAACTACGAACGTTTTTTACAGGAAGAGGGTGTTTTAACCGAGCAAATGATCTTTGAATTTAGGGCAGAATATAAAGAAGAGATTAATAAAGGACTTGATCTGGCTTTTAATGAAGAAAAAATAAAACCTTCTCTTGAAAGGGAACTTGCTGATTTATATAAGGAATACAAACAGGTTGTTGTAAATCCTTCTTCAGATAAAAAATCGAAAAAAAGGCTCATTGATGCTATTTCTGATGGACTAAAACAGAGCATGGAAAAGCATCCCAACCTTGTTTTAATGGGGCAGGATATTGGTGATTATGGTGGAGTTTTTAAAATTACCGATGGTTTTGTAAATGAATTTGGTAAGGAAAGGGTAAGAAACACACCTTTATGTGAGGCCGCAATTGTTGGAACTGCTTTAGGTTTATCTATTAAAGGATTTAAAGCAATGGTGGAGATGCAATTTGCGGATTTTGTAACAGAAGGATTTACCCAAATTATAAATAATCTGGCAAAAATTCATTGGAGATGGGGGCAAAATGCTGATGTTGTGGTTAGAATGCCTACAGGAGCAGGAGTTGCTGCCGGACCTTTTCATTCTCAATCAAATGAAGCCTGGTTTTTTCATACCCCTGGCTTAAAAGTTGTTTATCCAGCCTTTCCCTATGATGCAAAAGGATTATTGACTGCTTCCTTTGAAGATCCTAATCCAGTAATGTATTTTGAACATAAAGCCCTGTATCGCAGTATTTCTGAAGAAATTCCTGATGATTATTATACCATAGAAATTGGTAAGGCTAAATTATTGAAAGAAGGAAGCCAGGTTTCAATTATTACTTACGGAATGGGAGTTCACTGGGCTCTTGAAACACTTGAAAAACATCCTGAAATTTCAGCTGATCTATTGGACCTAAGAACTCTACTTCCCCTTGATTTAGATGCTATTATTTCTTCAGTAAATAAAACAGGAAAGTGCATAGTATTGCACGAGGATACTTTAACTGGAGGAATAGGAGGTGAGATTGCCTCAATTATTAATGAACATTGTTTTAAAAACCTTGATGCGCCTGTAATGCGTTCAGCAAGTATTGACACTCCTGTTCCATTTGTAAGTGAACTCGAGCAGGAATTTTTGCCAAAGAAAAGATTTGAGGAGCAATTGCTGAAGTTGATTGCTTATTAAAGGTAAGAGCCCAGGTTATTTTCTATTTCAAAAGTTCTTGCAATTTGCTTATAGCTCTTTGGTTTTCAGGTTGCTTGATTGATTGTTGTACTGCCCATTTTTCCTTTGTTGTTAGATGCCAGGATAAAGAAATCTTTTCATCTTTATCATTTAAATGAAAATCTATTACATCTATTTTCCCATCAAACCAGGAGCTTGCATACTGAATTAATTCATCATGATTGAAATTTTGAATTTTATCGAAATTACCATAGAAGTTTCCCAGGGGCGCAGATAAACTTTGAATAGTTGTAGCAAGTGGCTTTTTTTCCATTTCCCATTCTTTAAATTTATCCCTGGTTTGAATTATAACAACTCCACTGGTATTGGTACTGATCCAGTTTCGGAAAGTATAAAGATAATTTAAAGTAGTTTTTAAACCATAATTATCTCTGATACCTCCATCCATAATCTCAATGGATGGAGAACTTGGTAAAGAAGTAACAGGCAAAACATATGGGAAAGATGCATTCATTCTTAATGCGCTTGTAAACCTTGTGTTGTAGGCATCCTGATGTTTAAAAAAACGGGTGTATTCAACAGCCTCTGGTAATGGCTCATTATATACATTTGACTGTGAATTGTTATTGGTTAAATAGGAAACAGGCTGGGAAGCAATAATTAACCTTCTTCCCTCATTGATAATAGTTGGGGTGAAAACAAGCATGGGTATTAAAGCATCTTTTTCAGGTTGCCTGTAATCCACTAGCCGTTTATCAAGAAAATTATCGGTATTAATGTTTAATTGTCGCTCAAAAGCATATCCTCTTTCCTTTGTATAAGTATATGGGCCATCCTTAAATTTTTGTAAACGTAAAAACATATCATTTACCACAATGGTGAAAGCAATTGGATTTAATAAGTCAGTGGAAATTTTCTCTCTGTATTTTTTATCATAAATATTAATGGTGGAATCAGAAAGACTGCGTAAATAAACTTCCCTGAAATAGGACGCTCCGATCAATCCTCCAGAAGAGCCAGTAATAAACTGAGTATGTTTAATTAAATCTCCCTTCAGAATACTATCAGAGTGTTGCAAAACAAAAAGGGTCCACAATGAAGCTCTTAAACCACCTCCGCTACAAGAGATAATCACCAATTTTGGTTTTTTTGTTTTATCCTTGTAATTATCATTATTAACAACAGAGGTTTTCCATTTAT
This is a stretch of genomic DNA from Bacteroidota bacterium. It encodes these proteins:
- a CDS encoding patatin-like phospholipase family protein — encoded protein: MISRLKYNSRFRRIFFSFPLQLVFLHIKSNLLLLFFWVILLGIISGSIGNKFGLQNLFLNPEYLGEVGFWSFLILGFSCGGFIMAFHIASYILHSFRFPFIATISRPFMKFCLNNSIIPFAFLLLYLLFIITFQYNKEFLPIPEIIFIVSGFLSGIILFLFFSFTYFLSTNKDLFKLFGIGTEEDFFPGKPKFKPVVDVFHKNEKWTRSLFKNSEWYVETYLSNPFKVQLCRDCSHYDREMLNSVFQQNHLNAAFFEIIAIASLLFLGLFREINVFMIPAGATVFLLFTMFIMLTSALYSWLKAWFLPVFLLLIVFVNYLSGQTFFNYENQVYGLDYSTKAVYSNEELKKHAYDLTQNKLDFSNTIEILNKWKTSVVNNDNYKDKTKKPKLVIISCSGGGLRASLWTLFVLQHSDSILKGDLIKHTQFITGSSGGLIGASYFREVYLRSLSDSTINIYDKKYREKISTDLLNPIAFTIVVNDMFLRLQKFKDGPYTYTKERGYAFERQLNINTDNFLDKRLVDYRQPEKDALIPMLVFTPTIINEGRRLIIASQPVSYLTNNNSQSNVYNEPLPEAVEYTRFFKHQDAYNTRFTSALRMNASFPYVLPVTSLPSSPSIEIMDGGIRDNYGLKTTLNYLYTFRNWISTNTSGVVIIQTRDKFKEWEMEKKPLATTIQSLSAPLGNFYGNFDKIQNFNHDELIQYASSWFDGKIDVIDFHLNDKDEKISLSWHLTTKEKWAVQQSIKQPENQRAISKLQELLK
- a CDS encoding calcium-binding EGF-like domain-containing protein; the protein is MKQFKNLFTVMVLAFGLMVTATSCKDECKNVECGANGTCVEGVCDCTAGYEGDACEKAMNAKFVGSYNVTDPCTALGYSQTITAGSLPTEITFSNLGNFGTPAVVKATVSGASVSATNYVDASGRKFTVTGSYSNNAITLTYTVTYTDNTSETCANVTMVK
- a CDS encoding dehydrogenase, which encodes MITLQTPVVFQRKKRHTDNILIDLYKNLLKPRMIEEKMLLLLRQGKISKWFSGIGQEAISVGSTLAVEKDEYILPMHRNLGVFTARNIPLNRLFAQFQGKMSGFTKGRDRSFHFGTNEYHIVGMISHLGPQLGVADGISLGTLLNKENKVTIVYSGDGGASEGDFHEAINVASVWNLPVIFIIENNGYGLSTPSNEQFRCKQFIDKAIGYGMEGIQIDGNNVLEVYDTVKTIAEDLRQNPRPILLECMTFRMRGHEEASGTKYVPGELFDTWGKKDPLVNYERFLQEEGVLTEQMIFEFRAEYKEEINKGLDLAFNEEKIKPSLERELADLYKEYKQVVVNPSSDKKSKKRLIDAISDGLKQSMEKHPNLVLMGQDIGDYGGVFKITDGFVNEFGKERVRNTPLCEAAIVGTALGLSIKGFKAMVEMQFADFVTEGFTQIINNLAKIHWRWGQNADVVVRMPTGAGVAAGPFHSQSNEAWFFHTPGLKVVYPAFPYDAKGLLTASFEDPNPVMYFEHKALYRSISEEIPDDYYTIEIGKAKLLKEGSQVSIITYGMGVHWALETLEKHPEISADLLDLRTLLPLDLDAIISSVNKTGKCIVLHEDTLTGGIGGEIASIINEHCFKNLDAPVMRSASIDTPVPFVSELEQEFLPKKRFEEQLLKLIAY